The following proteins are co-located in the Brevibacillus laterosporus DSM 25 genome:
- a CDS encoding bifunctional transcriptional activator/DNA repair enzyme AdaA, with the protein MKDIQRHGKEHGSLTDEKWQAIISNDASYNDKFFYAVKTTGIFCRPSCRSREPKKENVRIFLTAEEALSENFRPCKRCKPTGQRLPDVEWVAQITDYIKKNYSETLTLESLADICHGSPYHMHRTFKRIMGITPIEYIQQTRINKAMVYLIQSDKTIADIAMTVGMPNTPYFITLFKKVTGYTPKKFRQLNKNTQTMEVLQSGSKK; encoded by the coding sequence ATGAAAGATATCCAAAGGCATGGGAAGGAGCATGGTTCTCTAACGGACGAGAAGTGGCAAGCGATCATAAGCAACGATGCATCTTACAATGATAAATTTTTTTATGCGGTTAAAACTACAGGTATTTTTTGCAGACCTTCTTGTAGGTCTAGAGAGCCCAAAAAGGAAAATGTTCGAATATTTCTTACGGCAGAAGAGGCGCTGTCAGAAAATTTCCGCCCCTGCAAGCGGTGCAAACCCACTGGACAACGTTTGCCTGATGTTGAGTGGGTGGCACAGATTACGGATTACATCAAGAAGAATTACAGTGAAACCCTAACGCTTGAATCCTTAGCTGATATATGCCATGGGAGTCCTTATCATATGCATCGGACATTCAAACGAATTATGGGTATAACTCCCATCGAATATATCCAACAGACGAGAATAAATAAAGCTATGGTTTATCTAATTCAATCTGATAAAACGATTGCCGATATCGCAATGACTGTTGGAATGCCCAACACACCGTATTTCATCACGCTGTTTAAGAAAGTAACAGGGTATACACCTAAAAAATTTCGCCAATTAAATAAAAATACACAAACCATGGAGGTGTTGCAAAGTGGCAGCAAAAAATAA
- a CDS encoding methylated-DNA--[protein]-cysteine S-methyltransferase, producing MAAKNKQTIYYSVLVYQEWSLYIATTAKGLCYVGSQNKPFEELSHWVNRRFTNGELVHDDEKLEKYVAELVEYFQGTRKSFSIDFDFYGTPFQLAVWNALCEIPFGQTQSYSDIAYYIQKPNSIRAVGTAIGANPVLIAVPCHRVIGKNGSLTGYRGGLEMKTKLLQLENENSLTEGSKQYA from the coding sequence GTGGCAGCAAAAAATAAACAGACGATTTACTATTCGGTGTTGGTTTATCAGGAATGGAGCCTATACATTGCTACAACAGCGAAGGGACTTTGTTACGTAGGCTCGCAAAATAAACCGTTTGAAGAATTATCACATTGGGTAAATAGACGGTTTACGAATGGTGAATTGGTGCATGATGATGAAAAATTAGAAAAGTATGTAGCAGAATTAGTTGAGTATTTTCAAGGAACACGTAAAAGCTTTTCTATTGACTTTGATTTTTATGGTACACCATTTCAGCTTGCTGTGTGGAACGCGCTCTGTGAAATCCCATTTGGACAAACCCAGTCCTACTCAGATATTGCTTATTATATACAAAAACCGAATTCAATACGTGCTGTTGGAACTGCAATTGGTGCTAATCCAGTTTTAATTGCGGTACCTTGCCATCGAGTAATTGGTAAAAATGGTTCCCTAACCGGCTATCGAGGTGGTTTGGAAATGAAAACGAAGCTCCTGCAATTGGAAAACGAAAATAGTTTGACAGAGGGGAGCAAGCAATATGCCTGA
- a CDS encoding 2OG-Fe(II) oxygenase codes for MPERLTDRIAALDWTALQQTLDEQGYATIPTLLDKNECNEMISTCEKEVYFRNTIDMARFRFGIGEYKYYQAPLPDLVQQLREGFYPQLATTANRWLKQLDREEVYPALLSDFLVQCHKQGQTRSTPLILKYEAGGYNCLHQDLYGDVSFPFQVVFALSQKEMDYTGGEFLLMEQRPRAQSRGQVITLDQGSGLIFPTNYRPVLGSRGYYKTTIRHGVSTITSGTRYTLGIIFHDAK; via the coding sequence ATGCCTGAACGCCTCACAGACCGGATTGCCGCCTTAGATTGGACTGCACTACAACAGACTTTAGATGAGCAGGGCTATGCTACAATTCCAACTTTATTAGATAAAAATGAATGTAATGAAATGATCAGCACGTGTGAGAAAGAAGTGTATTTTCGAAACACGATTGATATGGCTAGATTTCGATTCGGCATTGGGGAGTATAAATATTATCAAGCTCCCCTTCCAGATTTGGTGCAACAGCTTCGTGAAGGTTTCTATCCCCAACTTGCTACAACTGCGAATCGATGGCTAAAACAGCTTGATCGTGAAGAAGTTTACCCAGCATTGTTGTCAGACTTTCTTGTTCAATGTCATAAACAAGGGCAGACACGCTCAACACCCTTAATCCTTAAATATGAAGCTGGGGGATACAACTGTTTGCATCAGGATTTGTACGGAGATGTCTCCTTTCCATTTCAAGTAGTATTTGCCCTATCCCAAAAAGAGATGGATTATACAGGCGGTGAGTTTCTACTGATGGAACAACGGCCAAGGGCGCAAAGTAGAGGGCAAGTGATAACCTTGGATCAAGGTTCAGGACTAATCTTTCCAACGAATTATCGCCCTGTACTAGGCTCGCGCGGTTATTATAAGACAACGATTCGGCACGGTGTCAGCACTATTACTTCAGGAACGAGATATACGCTTGGTATTATTTTTCATGATGCGAAGTGA
- a CDS encoding SPL family radical SAM protein, which produces MKSEFFYKYPKTLLNKGTGFLADYTHSLNPYTGCSFACSYCYVRQMPVSTFRKKEWGTWVDIKKEAANLLRKELKRAKSKGKVTIFMSSSTDPYQPIEHKEKVTRSLLEVMVEEPPDFLFIQTRSPLVGRDIDLLLSLEERVRVSMTIETDREDIRKHFTPHAPPIQARLQTLQLLADAGVPTQATIAPLLPSSEEFPKKLIKLVDRICIDDYFMGDGSGGRRTRNLGIESLYQELNVGEWYDPTAYQLVYDRFKRVFPGDQVLLSQKGFAPY; this is translated from the coding sequence ATGAAGAGTGAGTTTTTTTACAAGTATCCCAAGACACTTCTTAATAAAGGAACAGGCTTTCTTGCCGATTACACTCATTCTTTGAATCCTTATACAGGCTGTTCCTTTGCGTGTTCCTATTGCTATGTACGACAAATGCCGGTATCGACATTTCGTAAGAAGGAGTGGGGAACTTGGGTTGACATCAAAAAGGAGGCGGCAAATTTATTGCGTAAAGAGCTCAAAAGGGCAAAAAGTAAAGGGAAGGTAACAATTTTCATGTCATCGAGTACAGACCCTTACCAGCCAATCGAGCATAAAGAAAAGGTGACAAGATCTCTTTTGGAGGTCATGGTGGAAGAACCGCCTGACTTTTTATTTATCCAAACCAGGAGCCCCCTTGTTGGTCGAGACATTGATTTATTATTGTCCTTAGAGGAGAGGGTTCGGGTAAGTATGACCATAGAGACAGATCGTGAGGATATCCGCAAGCATTTCACACCTCATGCACCACCAATTCAGGCCAGATTACAGACACTACAGCTATTAGCAGATGCAGGTGTACCTACTCAGGCAACCATTGCTCCATTATTACCAAGCAGTGAAGAATTTCCGAAAAAGTTAATAAAGCTGGTTGATCGTATCTGTATTGATGATTATTTTATGGGGGATGGTAGTGGAGGAAGACGAACCAGGAACTTAGGAATTGAATCGTTGTATCAAGAGTTAAATGTAGGGGAATGGTATGATCCTACTGCCTATCAACTGGTTTATGATCGATTTAAACGGGTTTTTCCTGGCGATCAGGTTTTGCTAAGTCAGAAGGGATTCGCGCCGTACTGA
- a CDS encoding collagenase, with the protein MNYKWLSMMTASAVLLSNGAVWLPTPANAATNKVNKSVFSLSKQPPLPQFKTSAGVLGAEVTPLGEEELRTETFSQLEKKSKRVKRQALQESQTEQQTYSMSHLNSLSYEELVEVLRKIEWKDIPDLFKFNSDSVEFYSDHDRVQAIINALEESGSSFTDRDARGISTLVEVLRSGYYLGYYHDELKYLDRSEYKEKVLPAVKTIMANKYFAWGSNTQQEVIGATGKLISNTTVDVETITRMTGLVSDFIDHFDEYGKDREMSTSFHSVIQGIGYVLMWQVREPEEQKVFMGRIDEYLEQMFRVAHKDQASSDLSWLVSNGLYYTGSLGHYHSTPEKGNKILTEAMNLYPKLSELYFVAAEQISYRYDEKNYYGEKIDMKQLKEEGKEQYLPNRYEFDGGSFIFRTGDQLTEEQLQRLYWAAKEVKAQFHRVVGNDQELEKGNPDDVLTVVIYNNPDEYRMNKSLYGYETENGGIYIEGDGTFFTYDRTPEQSIYSLEELFRHEFTHYLQARYVVPGMFGRGEMYQNGRLPWFEEGGAEFFAGATRTDGIHPRKSVVGNMRYDDPSSRMSVSDTLHAQYGSWNFYNYGFAMQYHLFQNDFPMLDSIHNAIMKNDVAQFDQYIEQLSRDKRVNDDYQQTIDELVQNYENWDVPLVSDDYLKVLEPKQKADIYAEISEATGLRDVETVEHESEFFTTFTLHGTYVGDRSAGEEQDWKKMNQVTDDFLKELGKKSWNGYRTVTAYFVNYKVTKDGRFSYDVVFHGKLPEGSHSGNLAPVVEMNGPYTGIAREAVSFSSKGTHDKDGKIMSYQWDFGDGQTSQEENPTYVYAEAGTYEVSLQVTDDFGQKVTKKTTVTISEKDSKPSDNSNDSFENASKLEAFGKQLKDEISPKDQADVFYFDVKNPGKLDVSVEVKDRKGVAWLLFHEDDLKNYIAYPNQGEDDRLMATHEAKAGRYYLYVYPTTEEPVSYKYQVDLAGGSQDFTESEPNDKFEDANGPLPLGEPVKGILDEDDNADVYRFELKKESDLEIILKHTKKAGINWMLYHEDDLKNPVSYPVSIDKDQMSATYTAEPGLYYLYVYKYKDEVIPYTLFVKE; encoded by the coding sequence ATGAATTATAAGTGGCTAAGTATGATGACGGCAAGTGCAGTTTTACTCTCCAATGGTGCAGTATGGCTACCTACACCTGCCAATGCAGCAACAAACAAAGTAAACAAATCAGTATTCTCACTAAGTAAGCAACCGCCTTTACCTCAATTCAAAACAAGTGCTGGTGTCCTAGGAGCAGAGGTAACTCCACTGGGAGAAGAGGAGCTTCGTACTGAAACCTTTTCCCAGCTAGAGAAAAAGAGCAAGCGAGTCAAACGCCAAGCACTTCAAGAATCTCAAACTGAACAGCAGACGTACAGTATGTCACACTTGAATAGTCTTAGCTATGAAGAGCTAGTAGAGGTTCTACGCAAGATAGAATGGAAGGATATACCTGATCTGTTCAAGTTTAATTCAGATTCGGTTGAATTCTACTCAGATCACGATCGGGTTCAGGCCATTATTAATGCCCTTGAGGAAAGTGGAAGCTCCTTTACCGATCGTGATGCTCGTGGAATTTCGACACTCGTTGAAGTTTTACGTTCAGGTTATTATCTTGGATACTACCATGATGAATTAAAATACCTCGACCGCTCTGAGTATAAAGAAAAGGTACTGCCAGCTGTAAAGACCATTATGGCAAACAAGTATTTTGCATGGGGAAGCAATACACAACAGGAAGTAATCGGTGCTACGGGGAAACTTATCTCAAACACAACGGTTGATGTTGAGACGATAACTCGTATGACTGGATTAGTTTCAGACTTTATTGATCATTTTGATGAATATGGAAAAGATCGAGAAATGAGCACCTCGTTTCACTCTGTAATTCAAGGGATTGGGTATGTACTCATGTGGCAAGTGCGTGAGCCAGAGGAACAAAAAGTGTTCATGGGTAGAATTGATGAATATTTGGAACAAATGTTCCGTGTCGCTCATAAGGATCAAGCATCCAGTGATCTTTCGTGGCTAGTAAGCAACGGCTTGTATTACACCGGTTCTTTAGGGCACTACCACAGTACCCCTGAGAAAGGTAATAAAATTCTTACTGAGGCAATGAATTTATATCCAAAGCTTAGCGAATTATATTTTGTGGCAGCAGAGCAAATTTCTTATCGATATGATGAAAAGAACTATTATGGCGAGAAAATTGATATGAAACAACTGAAAGAAGAAGGGAAAGAGCAATATCTACCCAATCGATATGAGTTCGATGGAGGAAGCTTTATCTTCCGCACAGGGGATCAATTGACTGAGGAACAGCTACAGCGACTTTATTGGGCAGCTAAAGAGGTAAAAGCTCAGTTTCACCGTGTTGTAGGGAATGACCAAGAGCTAGAAAAGGGTAACCCTGATGATGTGCTAACTGTCGTTATCTACAATAATCCTGACGAATACCGAATGAATAAATCTTTATATGGTTACGAAACGGAAAATGGTGGGATTTACATTGAGGGAGATGGAACGTTCTTTACCTATGACAGAACCCCTGAGCAAAGCATTTATTCACTAGAAGAATTGTTCCGTCATGAGTTCACCCATTATCTACAAGCTCGATACGTGGTTCCAGGTATGTTCGGTCGAGGAGAGATGTATCAAAATGGACGCTTGCCTTGGTTTGAAGAAGGTGGGGCAGAGTTTTTTGCCGGCGCTACTAGAACAGATGGCATTCATCCACGTAAATCTGTCGTTGGGAATATGAGATATGATGATCCATCTAGTCGTATGTCTGTGTCTGATACCCTACACGCTCAGTATGGCTCGTGGAATTTTTACAACTATGGATTTGCTATGCAGTATCATTTATTCCAAAATGATTTTCCGATGTTGGATAGCATTCATAACGCTATTATGAAAAATGATGTAGCTCAATTTGATCAATATATCGAACAGTTGAGTAGAGACAAGCGGGTAAATGACGACTATCAACAAACCATTGATGAACTGGTACAGAATTATGAAAATTGGGATGTACCACTTGTGTCAGATGATTACCTAAAGGTATTGGAACCGAAGCAGAAAGCAGATATTTATGCAGAAATCTCTGAAGCTACAGGTTTGCGTGACGTAGAGACTGTAGAGCATGAATCTGAATTTTTTACTACCTTTACCTTACACGGGACCTATGTCGGTGACAGGTCAGCAGGGGAAGAGCAAGATTGGAAAAAAATGAATCAGGTAACAGATGACTTCTTGAAGGAATTAGGTAAAAAATCTTGGAATGGATATCGGACTGTAACCGCCTACTTTGTAAATTATAAGGTAACGAAGGATGGAAGATTCTCCTATGATGTAGTGTTCCACGGCAAATTACCAGAAGGTAGCCATAGTGGGAACCTAGCGCCTGTCGTAGAAATGAATGGTCCGTATACGGGAATCGCGCGTGAGGCAGTTTCGTTTAGCAGCAAAGGAACTCACGATAAAGACGGGAAGATTATGTCTTACCAATGGGATTTTGGCGATGGACAGACAAGCCAAGAAGAGAATCCGACATATGTATATGCTGAAGCTGGAACCTACGAGGTGAGCTTGCAGGTAACTGATGATTTTGGACAAAAAGTGACGAAAAAGACCACCGTAACCATTAGTGAGAAGGATAGCAAGCCGTCCGATAACTCTAATGATTCCTTTGAAAATGCCAGCAAGCTAGAAGCATTTGGTAAGCAATTAAAGGATGAGATAAGCCCGAAGGATCAAGCTGATGTATTCTATTTTGATGTAAAAAACCCAGGGAAATTAGATGTATCAGTAGAAGTGAAGGATAGAAAAGGAGTTGCATGGCTATTATTCCACGAGGATGATTTGAAAAATTACATTGCCTATCCAAATCAGGGCGAAGACGATCGGTTGATGGCGACTCACGAGGCAAAAGCAGGTCGATATTATCTTTATGTGTATCCAACAACAGAAGAGCCTGTTTCCTACAAGTATCAAGTAGATCTGGCTGGCGGATCACAGGATTTTACTGAGAGTGAGCCAAACGATAAATTTGAGGATGCAAATGGCCCGTTACCACTAGGTGAACCTGTTAAAGGGATACTAGATGAGGACGATAATGCAGATGTCTACCGTTTTGAACTGAAAAAAGAGAGTGATTTAGAAATTATTCTGAAGCATACGAAAAAAGCGGGAATTAACTGGATGCTTTACCATGAGGATGATTTGAAGAACCCAGTTTCCTATCCAGTATCGATCGATAAGGATCAGATGAGTGCTACTTATACAGCCGAACCGGGTCTCTACTATTTGTATGTCTATAAATACAAAGATGAGGTTATTCCATATACGCTATTCGTAAAAGAGTAG
- a CDS encoding MarR family winged helix-turn-helix transcriptional regulator: MTKLLEDSFIPFQCEIVSRHNKFNIEGITSAQYNVLELIQKGPKTTNELASALGITVSAISKLTKKLLHKELIEQQRSEADRRYYHIVLTESGEKFLMKAEKSRKEIIQLIGKALSKDEIEAFTRICSKLNIFLTDHKSK, translated from the coding sequence TTGACAAAATTATTGGAAGATAGCTTTATTCCGTTTCAATGTGAAATTGTGAGCCGTCATAATAAATTTAATATCGAAGGAATCACGTCGGCTCAGTACAATGTTCTTGAGCTTATTCAAAAAGGTCCAAAGACAACAAATGAACTGGCTAGCGCACTTGGCATAACAGTATCAGCTATCTCAAAATTAACCAAAAAACTTTTACATAAAGAACTTATTGAACAACAGCGGAGTGAGGCAGATAGGCGTTATTATCATATTGTCTTAACAGAATCAGGAGAGAAATTCCTGATGAAAGCTGAAAAATCACGCAAGGAGATTATTCAATTAATTGGAAAAGCACTTTCAAAGGATGAAATCGAAGCTTTTACCCGTATTTGTTCGAAGTTAAACATATTTTTGACTGATCATAAATCAAAGTAG
- a CDS encoding GNAT family N-acetyltransferase, with protein MNELANLLSPITKFDESDIPELIELSSSVGWDYDQNEINTIMSSGNVYGHRNQEGRIISSAAIIPYGLHLASIGMVIVNQEYRGLGLGRKATQKCLESIPD; from the coding sequence ATGAATGAGCTAGCGAATTTACTATCCCCGATAACCAAATTCGATGAGTCTGATATTCCTGAATTAATTGAACTCTCGTCTTCTGTAGGCTGGGACTATGATCAAAATGAGATCAACACAATTATGTCCTCTGGCAACGTATATGGACATAGAAATCAAGAAGGAAGAATCATCTCAAGTGCAGCCATTATCCCATATGGTTTACATCTAGCTTCTATTGGCATGGTGATTGTTAACCAAGAATATAGAGGACTGGGATTAGGAAGAAAAGCAACCCAAAAATGCTTAGAATCGATTCCTGATTAG
- a CDS encoding GAF domain-containing protein: MFQAEGYTGNKQENYELLVKQLDALVDGETNVLANLSNAAALLNQFLTEVNWVGFYLYDKEQAVLTLGPFQGLPACTRIPAGRGVCGTAVSKRRTMRVADVHAFPGHIACDAASRSEIVIPIFKEEEIYGVLDIDSPITDRFDEIDEKYLKEFVLRVAKCV; the protein is encoded by the coding sequence ATGTTTCAAGCAGAGGGATATACAGGTAATAAACAAGAGAATTATGAGCTTCTTGTAAAACAACTAGATGCATTAGTAGATGGAGAAACTAATGTGCTGGCTAATCTAAGTAATGCAGCTGCTCTATTAAATCAATTTCTGACAGAAGTTAACTGGGTAGGGTTCTATTTATATGACAAGGAACAAGCCGTATTAACTCTTGGTCCATTCCAAGGTCTGCCGGCATGCACACGTATTCCAGCAGGTAGGGGTGTGTGCGGAACAGCAGTTTCAAAGCGACGCACGATGAGAGTAGCAGATGTACATGCATTCCCTGGACATATTGCTTGCGATGCGGCATCTCGCTCCGAAATTGTTATTCCGATCTTCAAAGAGGAAGAAATCTATGGGGTGCTAGATATAGATAGCCCGATTACAGATCGTTTTGACGAAATAGATGAGAAGTATTTGAAAGAGTTTGTCCTACGTGTAGCAAAGTGTGTGTAG
- a CDS encoding MarR family winged helix-turn-helix transcriptional regulator, which yields MEDNHSVDHDIQTVMIEMSRVQQKSKAFMDIFTKDVVLSQNHVMLLIDLKLANSMRITEISERFLITAGAATAMCDKLEELGLVCRIRTKEDRRVVLVALTEKGEEKINQVFKGFSKEKLHEFANVFKQVNELLSTIID from the coding sequence TTGGAAGATAATCATTCCGTTGATCATGATATCCAAACAGTAATGATCGAAATGAGCCGTGTGCAACAAAAATCAAAGGCTTTTATGGATATTTTTACAAAAGATGTGGTTTTATCACAAAATCATGTTATGTTACTAATCGACTTAAAACTAGCAAATAGTATGAGAATCACTGAAATCTCCGAAAGATTCCTCATTACAGCAGGTGCTGCAACTGCTATGTGTGACAAATTAGAAGAGCTTGGTCTAGTGTGTAGAATTCGTACGAAAGAGGATCGTAGAGTGGTTTTGGTTGCTCTTACAGAAAAAGGAGAAGAAAAAATAAACCAAGTATTTAAAGGCTTTTCTAAGGAAAAGCTACATGAATTTGCTAATGTATTTAAGCAGGTAAATGAATTATTGTCAACAATTATTGATTAA
- a CDS encoding DUF4241 domain-containing protein, whose amino-acid sequence MIVNLGTFQITSGTLVVSDPCYECQQGISGIVEEAAIGTWIGIIDQIDTGDWGERCAYVCAYHESIDIEQVTNWEACDFIVGVDSGQAGIFEHQIYRVDDSVIGETKFMPEDRWYSSCCDQTLGEPKAGVINGGVVSSSGFGDGGYDAFIAKNAEGKVIAVQIVFITEEDLLEEEEDEDEV is encoded by the coding sequence GTGATCGTAAATCTAGGGACATTTCAAATTACATCTGGGACATTAGTGGTATCAGATCCTTGTTATGAATGTCAACAAGGCATTTCAGGAATTGTAGAAGAAGCGGCAATTGGTACATGGATAGGTATAATCGATCAAATTGACACAGGAGATTGGGGAGAGCGATGTGCCTATGTTTGTGCTTATCACGAGTCAATTGACATTGAACAAGTGACGAATTGGGAAGCATGTGACTTTATTGTAGGGGTAGACAGCGGTCAAGCGGGAATCTTTGAGCATCAAATATATAGAGTGGATGATTCTGTAATCGGAGAAACGAAATTCATGCCTGAGGATAGATGGTACTCTTCCTGCTGCGATCAGACTTTGGGTGAGCCAAAAGCAGGAGTGATTAATGGAGGGGTCGTATCTAGCTCGGGATTTGGCGATGGGGGTTATGATGCATTTATCGCGAAAAATGCTGAAGGTAAAGTGATTGCAGTGCAAATCGTATTTATTACAGAAGAGGATTTACTTGAAGAGGAGGAAGACGAAGACGAAGTGTAA
- a CDS encoding helix-turn-helix transcriptional regulator has translation MLSLQQHTEMPVVTINHLLTYLKEEIHFVQPFFHNPYFFIVTNKDAKSIDFMCSHGKLKNEEMDDSFQKSMIALSMETIQEASFTKTPAIRYGDEMLPNALPGWISIGSPIYINNKRKGYVSLNYQSEEHISYIVNIFCYIIKTVERKLNNVDTSHKEQELEKKFKVFQLTKKECEIASSLLENISIKDISKHHFISVETVRTHVKNIYNKVGVNNRVDLIRTFVYHG, from the coding sequence GTGTTATCGTTGCAACAGCACACAGAGATGCCGGTAGTGACAATAAACCATTTGCTCACTTATCTTAAAGAAGAAATTCACTTTGTCCAGCCTTTTTTTCATAACCCTTATTTCTTTATTGTAACCAATAAGGATGCTAAGAGCATTGATTTTATGTGCTCACATGGAAAGTTGAAGAATGAAGAAATGGATGATTCTTTTCAGAAGAGCATGATTGCGCTCTCAATGGAGACGATCCAAGAGGCAAGCTTTACAAAAACTCCTGCTATTCGATACGGAGATGAAATGCTTCCAAATGCACTACCAGGATGGATCAGTATTGGAAGTCCTATTTATATAAATAATAAAAGAAAGGGATATGTTAGTTTAAATTATCAATCAGAAGAGCATATCTCCTACATAGTCAATATTTTTTGCTACATCATAAAAACAGTAGAAAGGAAATTAAACAATGTTGATACTTCCCACAAAGAGCAGGAACTGGAGAAGAAATTCAAAGTTTTTCAGCTAACTAAGAAAGAATGCGAGATAGCTAGTAGTCTTCTTGAAAATATTTCGATCAAAGATATTTCAAAGCATCATTTTATTTCGGTAGAGACTGTAAGAACACATGTAAAAAATATTTACAATAAGGTTGGAGTAAACAACAGAGTAGACTTAATTAGAACATTTGTCTACCACGGATAA
- a CDS encoding laterosporulin family class IId bacteriocin gives MACVNECPDAVDDWVYGDWKCHPVEGKYYRHVFAVCMNGANLYCKTEWSKGC, from the coding sequence ATGGCATGCGTAAATGAATGTCCAGATGCAGTTGATGATTGGGTTTACGGTGATTGGAAGTGTCACCCAGTAGAAGGAAAATATTATAGACATGTTTTTGCTGTTTGCATGAATGGTGCTAATTTGTATTGCAAAACAGAATGGAGCAAAGGCTGCTAG